A single region of the Brachypodium distachyon strain Bd21 chromosome 3, Brachypodium_distachyon_v3.0, whole genome shotgun sequence genome encodes:
- the LOC100834824 gene encoding protein BONZAI 1 has protein sequence MGNCCSDEIGHGAGRHSVGPAASAVEAASAAADRFLRSRGAGASTQIELSLAASNLGDQEYFSKSNPMVVVYSKKNDGALEEIGRTEVILNSLNPSWNAKINLQYQFEVLQQLVFQIYDIDPQFHDVSEKMLKLEEQQFLGEAICLLSDVVTKQNRLLNIKLGVSEHNLPNPSKFGELTVQADESAGSKALMEMVFRCSDLEIKDLLSKSDPFLLISRISENGMPVPICKTEVRKNDLNPKWKPVILNLQQIGSKENPLVIECFNFSSNGKHDLVGKIVKSVAELENMYHSQNGENFFVPANTAHDCHSKEVLKSQVYVEKYFENNRHTFLDYISAGCQLNLMVAIDYTASNGNPRLPDSLHYIDPNGRPNAYQRVILEFGDILQYYDPAKRFPSWGYGARPIDGPVSHCFNLNGSAYQPEVEGIQGIMSAYISALRNVSLAGPTLFGPLISTATAIASQSLISNQQKYFILLIVTDGVVTDFQETIDAIIKASDFPLSIVVVGVGGADFKEMEFLDPNKGERLESSTGRVASRDVIQFAPMKDVHGAGISIVQSLLAEIPGQFMTYMRTRETQAIS, from the exons atggggaactGCTGCTCCGACGAGATTGGTCACGGTGCCGGCCGCCACTCCGtcggccccgccgcctccgccgtcgaggctgcctccgccgcggccgacCGCTTCCTCCGctcccgcggcgccggcgcgtccACGCAGATCGAG TTATCTCTCGCTGCATCAAATTTGGGCGATCAAGAATATTTCTCCAAG AGCAATCCCATGGTAGTTGTGTATTCTAAAAAGAATGATGGAGCACTTGAAGAGATTGGGCGTACTGAAGTAATTCTAAATTCATTGAACCCATCTTGGAATGCAAAGATCAATTTGCAATACCAGTTTGAAGTTCTTCAGCAATTGGT GTTTCAGATTTATGACATTGATCCACAATTTCATGATGTCAGTGAAAAG ATGCTTAAGCTGGAAGAACAACAGTTTCTTGGAGAAGCCATCTGTCTTTTGTCCGAT GTTGTCACCAAACAAAACAGACTGTTGAACATAAAGCTTGGTGTTTCTGAGCACAACTTACCAAATCCTAGTAAATTTGGTGAGTTAACTGTTCAGGCCGATGAAAGTGCGGGTTCAAAAGCATTAATGGAGATGGTATTCCGCTGTTCAGATCTCGAAATCAAGGATCTTCTTTCAAAAAGT GATCCTTTCTTGCTAATATCTAGAATATCAGAGAACGGAATGCCTGTTCCAATTTGCAAGACAGAAGTAAGGAAGAATGATCTCAATCCTAAGTGGAAGCCAGTGATTTTGAACCTCCAACAGATTGGAAGTAAG GAGAACCCCCTCGTTATAGAGTGCTTCAACTTCAGTAGCAATGGCAAACACGATCTAGTTGG CAAGATAGTAAAATCAGTCGCCGAATTGGAAAACATGTACCATAGTCAGAATGGTGAAAATTTCTTTGTTCCTGCCAACACCGCACATGATTGTCATAGTAAGGAG GTATTGAAGAGTCAGGTATATGTGGAGAAATATTTTGAGAACAATAGACATACTTTTCTAGATTATATTTCTGCTGGGTGTCAATTGAACTTGATGGTAGCCATAGACTACACAG CTTCAAATGGAAATCCGCGACTTCCAGATTCCTTGCATTATATTGACCCCAATGGACGGCCAAATGCATATCAGAGA GTAATACTGGAATTTGGAGATATACTACAGTACTATGACCCAGCTAAGCGTTTCCCCTCTTGGGGCTACGGAGCTAGACCTATTGACGGTCCTGTTTCTCACTGTTTCAACTTAAATGGCAGCGCTTATCAGCCCGAG GTGGAGGGAATACAAGGAATTATGTCAGCTTACATCAGTGCGCTACGGAATGTATCATTGGCTGGTCCTACACTCTTTGGCCCGTTAATTAGCACCGCTACAGCAATAGCAAGCCAGTCACTTATCAGCAATCAACAGAAGTACTTTATTCTGTTAATAGTCACG GATGGTGTGGTGACTGATTTTCAGGAGACTATTGATGCGATCATAAAGGCATCTGATTTTCCTTTGTCAATCGTTGTCGTTGGAGTTGGTGGGGCTGACTTCAAAGAAATGGAG TTTTTGGATCCAAATAAAGGGGAGAGACTGGAAAGCTCAACTGGGAGAGTTGCATCAAGGGATGTGATACAGTTCGCCCCAATGAAGGATGTGCATG GCGCTGGGATATCCATAGTTCAGTCGCTTCTTGCTGAGATACCAGGACAGTTCATGACTTACATGAGAACAAGAGAAACTCAAGCAATTAGTTAA